From a single Nicotiana tomentosiformis chromosome 2, ASM39032v3, whole genome shotgun sequence genomic region:
- the LOC104093777 gene encoding cold-responsive protein kinase 1-like: MSCCFFGARKKGDDLVHHDTRDTGGRAVASTKNFSFSELRIATNNFHQTNKIGRGGFGTVYKGTLKNGKEIAVKTLAAESKQGLREFLTEIETISNVRHPNLVEIIGCCVDGNNRILVYEYLVNRSLDQALFGSRINIKLEWDKRAAICLGTAQGLAYLHEELVPHIVHRDIKASNILLDKDYTPKIGDFGLAKLFPDNITHISTKIAGTTGYLAPEYVLGGQLTMKADVYSFGVLILETVSGRSSSSSIWQGDKKSLLGWAWQLYEDRKLLELVDAELDDFPEKEVVRYIKVALFCTQANANRRPMMSQVIEMLSRNIQLNEKELTPPGFFQDSDASMRSKLKSSECSTSQQSSVPFTITQVIPR; encoded by the exons ATGAGTTGTTGCTTTTTTGGTGCCCGGAAAAAAGGTGATGATCTTGTTCATCATGATACAAGAGATACAGGAG GCCGCGCCGTTGCAAGCACAAAGAATTTTTCATTTAGTGAATTAAGAATAGCAACCAACAACTTCCATCAAACTAATAAAATAGGGCGAGGCGGTTTTGGCACAGTATACAAG GGAACTCTAAAAAATGGAAAAGAAATCGCTGTGAAGACACTTGCAGCGGAATCAAAGCAGGGTTTGCGGGAGTTTTTGACTGAAATTGAGACCATATCAAATGTCAGACATCCAAATCTAGTTGAGATAATTGGATGTTGTGTTGACGGAAATAACCGGATTTTGGTCTATGAATATTTAGTAAATAGAAGCCTTGACCAAGCACTGTTTG GTTCCAGGATTAATATTAAGTTGGAATGGGACAAAAGGGCTGCTATTTGCTTGGGTACCGCTCAAGGTCTTGCATATCTACATGAAGAACTAGTGCCACATATAGTGCACAGGGACATAAAAGCTAGTAATATTCTACTTGACAAGGATTATACACCAAAAATTGGAGATTTTGGGCTTGCCAAGCTTTTCCCAGATAATATCACCCATATCAGCACGAAAATAGCAGGAACAAC TGGCTATCTGGCACCCGAATATGTATTAGGCGGACAATTAACGATGAAGGCTGATGTTTACAGTTTTGGGGTCCTAATACTGGAAACAGTTAGTGGCAGGAGCAGCAGCAGTAGTATTTGGCAAGGGGATAAGAAGTCACTTCTCGGATGG GCCTGGCAGCTCTATGAAGACAGAAAGCTATTGGAGCTGGTAGATGCAGAATTGGATGATTTCCCCGAAAAAGAAGTCGTCAGGTACATCAAGGTAGCTCTGTTTTGCACCCAAGCAAATGCAAACAGAAGACCGATGATGAGCCAGGTTATTGAGATGCTTTCAAGAAATATCCAGCTAAATGAGAAAGAACTTACACCACCTGGTTTCTTCCAAGATTCTGATGCAAGCATGCGTTCAAAATTGAAGTCGTCTGAATGCAGTACTAGTCAACAAAGTTCTGTACCCTTCACAATCACTCAGGTGATCCCTAGATAA